The Cellulomonas fulva genome includes a window with the following:
- a CDS encoding exodeoxyribonuclease III, which produces MLLATWNINSIRARVERATAFLERSGVDVLALQETKCKDEQFPHEAFEALGYEVAHVGHSQWNGVAIVSRVGIEDVAVGFPGMPTWGDPAAAEARAIGATCGGVRLWSLYVPNGREIDDPHFTYKLDWLAALREAAGGWLSTDPQAQVALVGDWNIAPLDTDVWDPAFFAGRTHVTPAERSAFAAIGEAGYTEVSRVHVPAEHTYTYWDYQQLRFPKNKGMRIDLTYASPALAARVQGVTIVRDERKGKQPSDHVPVVLELA; this is translated from the coding sequence GTGCTGCTGGCGACGTGGAACATCAACTCGATCCGAGCGCGCGTGGAGCGAGCCACCGCCTTCCTGGAGCGCAGCGGCGTGGACGTCCTGGCGCTCCAGGAGACCAAGTGCAAGGACGAGCAGTTCCCGCACGAGGCGTTCGAGGCGCTGGGGTACGAGGTCGCGCACGTGGGGCACAGCCAGTGGAACGGCGTGGCGATCGTGTCCCGCGTGGGCATCGAGGACGTCGCGGTCGGCTTCCCCGGCATGCCGACCTGGGGCGACCCCGCGGCGGCGGAGGCGCGCGCGATCGGCGCGACGTGCGGCGGCGTGCGGCTCTGGAGCCTCTACGTGCCCAACGGCCGGGAGATCGACGACCCGCACTTCACCTACAAGCTCGACTGGCTCGCCGCGCTCCGGGAGGCCGCGGGCGGCTGGCTGAGCACCGACCCGCAGGCGCAGGTGGCGCTCGTCGGCGACTGGAACATCGCGCCCCTCGACACCGACGTCTGGGACCCTGCGTTCTTCGCCGGGCGCACGCACGTCACGCCCGCGGAACGCTCGGCGTTCGCCGCGATCGGCGAGGCGGGCTACACGGAGGTCTCCCGCGTCCACGTGCCCGCGGAGCACACCTACACGTACTGGGACTACCAGCAGCTCCGGTTCCCCAAGAACAAGGGCATGCGCATCGACCTGACCTACGCGTCGCCGGCCCTCGCGGCGCGGGTCCAGGGCGTGACCATCGTGCGCGACGAGCGCAAGGGCAAGCAGCCGTCCGACCACGTCCCCGTGGTCCTCGAGCTCGCATGA
- the glpK gene encoding glycerol kinase GlpK: MADTKYVLAIDQGTTSTRAIVFDHGGQIVATGQKEHEQIFPRAGWVEHDPEEIWTNTREVVGLALTRANLTHNDIAAVGITNQRETAVVWDRTTGKPVYNAIVWQDTRTQKIADELGNLGGGAERYKAKVGLPLATYFSGPKVRWILDNVDGAREAAERGDLAFGNTDSWVLWNMTGGTNGGVHVTDVTNASRTMLMNLDTLTWNEEIAGEMGIPVSMLPEIRSSSEVYGQGREGGMLPGVPIAGILGDQQAATFGQACFEVGHAKNTYGTGNFMLLNTGTEIIPSKNGLLTTVCYKIGDQDTVYALEGSIAVTGSLVQWLRDNLGIISSAPEIEQLAKTVDDNGGAYFVPAFSGLFAPYWRSDARGALVGLTRYVNKGHIARAALEATAFQTREVLDAMNADSGVDLTELKVDGGMVADELLMQFQADILGVDVVRPKVAETTALGAAYAAGIAVGFWEGEQDVIDNWAEDKRWSPDMADDERDRQYRLWKKAVTKTFDWVDDDVS; the protein is encoded by the coding sequence ATGGCTGACACGAAGTACGTCCTGGCGATCGACCAGGGCACGACGAGCACGCGCGCGATCGTGTTCGACCACGGCGGCCAGATCGTCGCCACGGGCCAGAAGGAGCACGAGCAGATCTTCCCGCGCGCCGGCTGGGTCGAGCACGACCCGGAGGAGATCTGGACCAACACGCGCGAGGTCGTCGGGCTCGCGCTGACGCGGGCCAACCTCACGCACAACGACATCGCCGCGGTCGGCATCACCAACCAGCGCGAGACCGCGGTGGTCTGGGACCGCACCACGGGCAAGCCGGTCTACAACGCCATCGTCTGGCAGGACACCCGCACGCAGAAGATCGCCGACGAGCTCGGCAACCTGGGCGGCGGCGCCGAGCGGTACAAGGCCAAGGTGGGCCTCCCGCTGGCGACGTACTTCTCCGGCCCGAAGGTGCGCTGGATCCTCGACAACGTGGACGGCGCCCGCGAGGCGGCCGAGCGCGGCGACCTCGCGTTCGGCAACACCGACTCGTGGGTCCTGTGGAACATGACGGGCGGGACCAACGGCGGCGTGCACGTCACCGACGTCACCAACGCCTCCCGCACCATGCTGATGAACCTCGACACGCTGACGTGGAACGAGGAGATCGCCGGCGAGATGGGCATCCCGGTCTCGATGCTGCCCGAGATCCGCTCCTCGTCCGAGGTCTACGGGCAGGGCCGCGAGGGCGGCATGCTCCCGGGCGTGCCGATCGCCGGCATCCTCGGCGACCAGCAGGCCGCGACGTTCGGTCAGGCCTGCTTCGAGGTCGGCCACGCCAAGAACACGTACGGCACGGGTAACTTCATGCTGCTCAACACCGGCACGGAGATCATCCCGTCGAAGAACGGGCTGCTGACGACGGTCTGCTACAAGATCGGCGACCAGGACACGGTGTACGCGCTCGAGGGCTCGATCGCCGTGACCGGCTCGCTGGTGCAGTGGCTCCGGGACAACCTCGGGATCATCTCCTCGGCGCCCGAGATCGAGCAGCTCGCCAAGACGGTCGACGACAACGGCGGCGCCTACTTCGTCCCCGCGTTCTCCGGCCTCTTCGCCCCCTACTGGCGCTCGGACGCCCGCGGTGCGCTCGTCGGGCTCACCCGGTACGTCAACAAGGGGCACATCGCCCGCGCCGCGCTCGAGGCCACGGCGTTCCAGACCCGCGAGGTGCTGGACGCGATGAACGCCGACTCGGGCGTGGACCTCACCGAGCTCAAGGTGGACGGCGGCATGGTGGCCGACGAGCTGCTCATGCAGTTCCAGGCGGACATCCTGGGCGTCGACGTCGTCCGGCCGAAGGTGGCCGAGACGACCGCCCTCGGCGCTGCGTACGCCGCGGGCATCGCGGTCGGGTTCTGGGAGGGCGAGCAGGACGTCATCGACAACTGGGCCGAGGACAAGCGCTGGAGCCCCGACATGGCGGACGACGAGCGCGACCGCCAGTACCGCCTCTGGAAGAAGGCCGTCACCAAGACCTTCGACTGGGTCGACGACGACGTGAGCTGA
- a CDS encoding MIP/aquaporin family protein has translation MQQAFWSEILGTAMLLLLGAGVVANVILPRTKGFGGGWLLINFGWGLGVFAGVYVAFKSGAHLNPAVTVGLLTADQPFFQMKDDAGMVTDSIDPTFGNAMWYILAQMIGAFVGAVLAWLAYKKHFDQEADPAVKLGVFSTGPELRSYAWNFITEVIATFVLVFVVLAFGPTPSGLGPLAVALLVVGIGASLGGPTGYAINPARDLGPRIAHAVLPIPGKGSSDWSYAWVPVLGPLVGGLLAGLLGLAYIY, from the coding sequence ATGCAACAGGCATTCTGGTCCGAGATCCTGGGTACAGCGATGCTGCTGCTGCTGGGAGCGGGCGTCGTCGCGAACGTCATCCTGCCCAGGACCAAGGGGTTCGGCGGCGGCTGGCTCCTGATCAACTTCGGGTGGGGCCTCGGCGTCTTCGCCGGCGTCTACGTCGCGTTCAAGTCCGGGGCTCACCTCAACCCCGCGGTCACGGTCGGCCTGCTGACCGCCGACCAGCCGTTCTTCCAGATGAAGGACGACGCGGGGATGGTCACCGACTCGATCGACCCCACGTTCGGCAACGCGATGTGGTACATCCTGGCGCAGATGATCGGCGCCTTCGTGGGTGCGGTCCTGGCGTGGCTCGCGTACAAGAAGCACTTCGACCAGGAGGCCGACCCCGCCGTCAAGCTGGGCGTCTTCTCGACCGGCCCGGAGCTGCGCTCCTACGCGTGGAACTTCATCACCGAGGTCATCGCGACCTTCGTGCTGGTCTTCGTGGTCCTGGCGTTCGGCCCGACGCCGTCCGGGCTCGGCCCGCTCGCGGTCGCCCTCCTCGTCGTCGGCATCGGCGCCAGCCTCGGCGGACCGACGGGGTACGCGATCAACCCCGCACGTGACCTGGGTCCGCGCATCGCCCACGCCGTCCTGCCGATCCCGGGCAAGGGCTCCAGCGACTGGTCGTACGCCTGGGTCCCGGTGCTCGGACCGCTCGTCGGCGGCCTGCTCGCCGGCCTGCTCGGCCTGGCCTACATCTACTGA
- a CDS encoding DUF4190 domain-containing protein has translation MSNAAGEPNPFGPPAERSDPPVPPTTLYGSPPGYGHQPTDGTAPGYAPTAPYGTAPGYAPTSPYGPPAGYGAPAGSAAPTAYPGSAAPAAYPGYAAPSAYPGYAAPGAYPGYAGPPGWAGYVPQVPLPTDGLAIGSFVTSLVGLVLLAGLSSPVGLVLGIVSLRRIRRTGKGGRGFAIAGIVTGVLGTLYLLALVALFLWAALSLPGSGSDPGWTGGYTTTAWAPGPAAATSPAGAATP, from the coding sequence ATGAGCAACGCCGCCGGGGAGCCGAACCCCTTCGGTCCGCCTGCCGAGCGCAGCGACCCGCCGGTCCCGCCCACGACGCTCTACGGGTCGCCCCCCGGGTACGGGCACCAGCCGACCGACGGCACCGCGCCGGGCTACGCGCCGACCGCGCCGTACGGCACCGCGCCGGGCTACGCGCCGACCTCGCCGTACGGCCCCCCCGCGGGGTACGGGGCGCCCGCCGGGTCCGCCGCGCCGACGGCGTACCCCGGGTCCGCCGCGCCCGCCGCCTACCCCGGCTACGCCGCGCCCAGCGCCTACCCCGGCTACGCCGCGCCCGGCGCGTACCCGGGCTACGCCGGCCCGCCCGGGTGGGCCGGCTACGTCCCGCAGGTGCCGCTGCCGACCGACGGGCTGGCGATAGGCTCGTTCGTCACCAGCCTCGTCGGGCTCGTCCTGCTGGCCGGCCTCAGCTCGCCGGTCGGGCTGGTGCTCGGCATCGTGTCCCTGCGGCGGATCCGGCGTACCGGGAAGGGCGGGCGCGGGTTCGCGATCGCGGGCATCGTCACCGGCGTCCTCGGCACGCTCTACCTCCTCGCCCTCGTCGCCCTGTTCCTGTGGGCCGCCCTGTCGCTGCCCGGCTCCGGGTCGGACCCGGGCTGGACCGGGGGCTACACCACCACGGCGTGGGCGCCCGGGCCGGCCGCGGCGACGAGTCCCGCCGGGGCCGCGACGCCATGA
- a CDS encoding S-adenosylmethionine decarboxylase family protein, giving the protein MPGREPPLNHVYVFDVLGAGSRLLDDAATVRAALDAVVERAGLHPVGAEAEHRFAPHGLSLAILLAESHVAVHTWPEHGAAYVTLTSCRRPPDGFAEQTRADLARRFAGDAVVRTLTPARPAVAGS; this is encoded by the coding sequence GTGCCTGGGCGCGAGCCACCCCTCAACCACGTCTACGTCTTCGACGTCCTCGGTGCCGGGTCGCGGCTCCTCGACGACGCGGCGACCGTCCGCGCGGCGCTCGACGCGGTCGTCGAGCGCGCGGGGCTGCACCCGGTCGGGGCGGAGGCGGAGCACCGGTTCGCGCCGCACGGGCTCAGCCTGGCGATCCTGCTCGCGGAGTCGCACGTCGCGGTGCACACGTGGCCGGAGCACGGCGCCGCGTACGTCACGCTCACGTCGTGCCGGCGTCCCCCCGACGGCTTCGCGGAGCAGACGCGGGCGGACCTGGCGCGCCGCTTCGCGGGGGACGCCGTCGTCCGCACCCTGACGCCCGCACGCCCTGCGGTGGCGGGCTCGTGA
- a CDS encoding septum formation family protein, whose amino-acid sequence MTAYPEPHYAPGWDRPARRGTDGFAVASIVTALLGLGPLALGLGITGTITTRRRGTAGRGVAIAAVVLGALETVALLVGVALLGTSWLQSRPLPADVAEPRTAHAVQLVVGNCLADLPPDGDVDTVRVVPCDGPHTARVASSYAFSADAIWPGQGDADALVARSCVLTADEQAVGRVVVTWAPTEQSWDRGDRTGLCVVVTPAG is encoded by the coding sequence ATGACCGCCTACCCCGAGCCCCACTACGCACCCGGCTGGGACCGGCCGGCCCGCCGCGGCACCGACGGGTTCGCGGTGGCGTCGATCGTCACGGCGCTCCTGGGCCTCGGCCCGCTCGCGCTCGGGCTCGGCATCACGGGCACCATCACGACGCGACGGCGCGGCACCGCCGGGCGCGGGGTCGCGATCGCCGCCGTGGTGCTCGGCGCCCTGGAGACGGTCGCGCTGCTGGTCGGCGTCGCGCTGCTCGGCACGTCCTGGCTGCAGTCCCGGCCGCTGCCGGCGGACGTCGCGGAGCCGCGCACCGCGCACGCCGTGCAGCTCGTCGTCGGCAACTGCCTGGCGGACCTGCCACCGGACGGCGACGTCGACACGGTGCGCGTGGTGCCGTGCGACGGACCGCACACCGCCCGCGTGGCGAGCAGCTACGCGTTCAGCGCGGACGCGATCTGGCCCGGCCAGGGCGACGCGGACGCGCTCGTCGCGCGCTCCTGCGTGCTGACCGCCGACGAGCAGGCGGTCGGCCGGGTCGTGGTGACGTGGGCACCCACCGAGCAGAGCTGGGACCGCGGCGACCGCACCGGCCTGTGCGTCGTCGTGACCCCCGCCGGCTGA
- a CDS encoding DUF350 domain-containing protein, giving the protein MIIEFLSTILYSVLGIVLLLLAIVGADKMFRLNLRHELVEEHNVAFGILIAGVAVAIGLIIAGTISS; this is encoded by the coding sequence GTGATCATCGAGTTCCTGTCGACCATCCTGTACTCGGTGCTCGGCATCGTGCTGCTGCTGCTCGCGATCGTCGGGGCGGACAAGATGTTCCGGCTCAACCTGCGCCACGAGCTCGTCGAGGAGCACAACGTCGCGTTCGGCATCCTCATCGCGGGGGTCGCGGTGGCGATCGGCCTGATCATCGCGGGCACGATCAGCTCCTGA
- a CDS encoding glycerol-3-phosphate dehydrogenase/oxidase has protein sequence MRTAPLTAQARQDALTRLRDSAQQGDELDVLVIGGGVTGAGIALDAVTRGLSTAVVEAQDWASGTSSRSSKLVHGGLRYLQMLDFHLVREALTERDLLITRIAPHLVKPVSFLYPLENRVWERAYVGAGVALYDTLASVSGSRRAMPIHKHLSRKGMERLFPDLRHDAAIGAVRYWDASVDDARLVSTLVRTAVSYGAHAASRTQVLDLQTTTGGAVTGAVVEDLETGESIDVRARHVINATGVWTEQTESLAGSEGGLRVLASKGIHIVVPRSRIAGNTGLILQTEKSVLFIIPWSRYWVIGTTDTPWEQELTHPVATSADIDYVIDHANAVLSRPITRDDVIGTWAGLRPLLQPGTKEGTSSAKVSREHTVASPTPGLTVIAGGKLTTYRVMAKDAVDFAIGSRATTLPSLTHDLPLVGAEGLAVVQRQARAIGKRYGWDRPRMDHLLHRYGSLLSELTDLVDERPDLAQPLAHAPAYVGAEIVYAASHEGALHLDDVLMHRTRLNYEVADKGVAALEEIADLVAPVLGWDDRTRSQEIEAYRARAEAEEQAAEQPDDDAAERVRLRARDVAPMRRIGEGASGGTKPGSPPGRGTSGPAGT, from the coding sequence GTGACCGGCGCGGGCATCGCGCTCGACGCCGTGACGCGCGGGCTGTCCACCGCCGTCGTCGAGGCGCAGGACTGGGCCAGCGGGACCTCGAGCCGGTCCAGCAAGCTGGTGCACGGTGGCCTCCGCTACCTGCAGATGCTCGACTTCCACCTGGTCCGCGAGGCGCTGACCGAGCGGGACCTGCTGATCACCCGCATCGCGCCGCACCTGGTCAAGCCGGTGTCGTTCCTCTACCCGCTCGAGAACCGCGTCTGGGAGCGGGCGTACGTCGGCGCCGGCGTGGCCCTGTACGACACGCTGGCGAGCGTGTCCGGCTCGCGCCGCGCGATGCCGATCCACAAGCACCTGTCCCGCAAGGGCATGGAGCGGCTGTTCCCCGACCTGCGGCACGACGCGGCGATCGGCGCGGTCCGCTACTGGGACGCGAGCGTCGACGACGCGCGCCTGGTCTCGACGCTGGTGCGGACCGCGGTGAGCTACGGCGCGCACGCGGCCAGCCGCACGCAGGTGCTGGACCTGCAGACCACGACGGGCGGCGCCGTCACCGGCGCGGTCGTCGAGGACCTCGAGACGGGCGAGTCCATCGACGTCCGGGCGCGCCACGTCATCAACGCGACGGGCGTCTGGACCGAGCAGACCGAGTCGCTGGCGGGCTCCGAGGGCGGGCTGCGGGTGCTCGCGTCCAAGGGCATCCACATCGTGGTGCCGCGCTCGCGCATCGCCGGGAACACCGGCCTGATCCTGCAGACCGAGAAGTCCGTGCTCTTCATCATCCCGTGGTCGCGCTACTGGGTGATCGGCACCACCGACACCCCGTGGGAGCAGGAGCTCACGCACCCCGTGGCGACCAGCGCGGACATCGACTACGTCATCGACCACGCCAACGCCGTGCTCTCCCGCCCGATCACGCGGGACGACGTCATCGGCACCTGGGCCGGGCTGCGGCCGCTGCTGCAGCCGGGCACCAAGGAGGGCACCTCGTCGGCCAAGGTGTCCCGCGAGCACACGGTCGCGTCGCCGACGCCGGGCCTCACCGTGATCGCCGGCGGCAAGCTCACCACCTACCGCGTGATGGCCAAGGACGCCGTCGACTTCGCGATCGGCTCGCGCGCCACCACGCTGCCGTCGCTCACGCACGACCTGCCGCTCGTCGGCGCCGAGGGGCTCGCCGTGGTCCAGCGGCAGGCCCGGGCCATCGGCAAGCGCTACGGCTGGGACCGTCCGCGGATGGACCACCTGCTGCACCGGTACGGGTCGCTGCTGAGCGAGCTCACCGACCTGGTCGACGAGCGTCCCGACCTCGCGCAGCCGCTCGCCCACGCGCCGGCGTACGTGGGTGCCGAGATCGTCTACGCCGCGAGCCACGAGGGCGCGCTGCACCTGGACGACGTCCTCATGCACCGCACGCGCCTCAACTACGAGGTCGCGGACAAGGGCGTCGCCGCGCTGGAGGAGATCGCCGACCTCGTCGCGCCCGTCCTCGGCTGGGACGACCGCACGCGCAGCCAGGAGATCGAGGCGTACCGCGCCCGCGCGGAGGCCGAGGAGCAGGCGGCCGAGCAGCCCGACGACGACGCGGCCGAGCGCGTCCGCCTCCGGGCGCGGGACGTGGCGCCGATGCGCCGGATCGGCGAGGGCGCGTCCGGCGGCACCAAGCCCGGGTCGCCGCCCGGCCGAGGAACCTCGGGGCCGGCCGGCACCTGA
- a CDS encoding DedA family protein, translated as MTPAVPHALSATVVLTSTSGDAELTGLVGWVVSVIESLGPLGVGLLVGLENLFPPLPSEVVLPVAGYVASQGGMSLVWAVVAATLGSLVGAWALYGIGAAVGRARLRRWLEKVPLVEVADLDRAEDWFGRHGGTAVLVGRCVPVVRSLISVPAGVERMPLGRFSLYTTLGSLVWNGGLVVAGYALGERWEDIGRYSDWLNLVVYVILAWLVGRFVWARVRRRRSGASGDGTTSPHDDGGVAG; from the coding sequence GTGACCCCTGCCGTCCCCCACGCCCTGAGCGCGACCGTCGTCCTGACGAGCACGTCCGGGGACGCCGAGCTCACCGGGCTGGTCGGGTGGGTGGTCTCGGTCATCGAGTCGCTCGGCCCGCTGGGCGTCGGCCTGCTGGTCGGGCTGGAGAACCTGTTCCCGCCGTTGCCGTCCGAGGTCGTGCTCCCGGTCGCCGGGTACGTCGCGAGCCAGGGCGGGATGTCGCTGGTCTGGGCCGTGGTCGCCGCGACGCTGGGCTCGCTCGTCGGGGCGTGGGCGCTGTACGGGATCGGTGCGGCGGTCGGGCGGGCGCGACTGCGGCGGTGGCTCGAGAAGGTGCCGCTCGTCGAGGTGGCGGACCTGGACCGCGCCGAGGACTGGTTCGGCCGCCACGGCGGCACCGCGGTGCTGGTCGGCCGGTGCGTGCCCGTGGTGCGGAGCCTGATCTCGGTCCCCGCCGGCGTCGAGCGGATGCCGCTGGGGCGGTTCAGCCTCTACACGACGCTCGGCTCGCTCGTCTGGAACGGCGGCCTCGTCGTCGCGGGGTACGCGCTCGGGGAGCGGTGGGAGGACATCGGCCGGTACAGCGACTGGCTCAACCTCGTCGTGTACGTGATCCTCGCGTGGCTGGTCGGCCGGTTCGTCTGGGCCCGGGTGCGTCGTCGCCGCTCGGGGGCGTCGGGGGACGGCACGACGAGCCCGCACGACGACGGAGGCGTGGCAGGGTGA
- a CDS encoding polyamine aminopropyltransferase produces the protein MDRPTVFAAALLVAVGGIVYELILGTAASYLVGDSVVAFSVATGLSLFGMGVGSLLAPRLPGPSGLAFVRNELLLGLVGGSSVLVLFWAYGQTDLYWPVFVLLSVSIGIGIGIEIPLLVALLKEQGRDESVSLLSKVLALDYLGALLASLLFPFLLLPVLGLVRTALAVAILNVGVALFMLARMGHRPRWTWVTAGSLAALLVVFAASSGLEAALSTRLYQDPVVTATTSRYQKLVVTQYQGDVRLYLNDQLQFSSLDEARYHETLAHATLTSVQAPASVAILGGGDGLLAREVLRYPTVREVVVVDLDPAVTRLAQTNRLLRGLNEDALADPRVSVVNEDAFGWMRDAASTFDAVLIDLVDPSDERVAKLYSAEFYSSVVAHLRPGGAFATQATSTYFTPHAFWQVVATMREGGPRRSVVPLTVNVPSFGEWGFALSLPGSGSGLFAATPLPAGLRFHDATSLAATARLPGDLTEEAMPASTLLSPAIYRAYQDDMRRWRY, from the coding sequence ATGGACCGGCCGACCGTCTTCGCCGCGGCGCTGCTCGTGGCGGTCGGCGGGATCGTCTACGAGCTGATCCTCGGCACCGCGGCGTCCTACCTCGTCGGCGACTCGGTCGTCGCGTTCTCGGTGGCGACCGGGTTGTCGTTGTTCGGCATGGGGGTCGGCTCGTTGCTCGCCCCACGGCTGCCGGGGCCGTCGGGCCTCGCGTTCGTGCGCAACGAGCTCCTGCTCGGCCTCGTCGGCGGCTCGTCGGTGCTCGTGCTGTTCTGGGCGTACGGCCAGACCGACCTGTACTGGCCGGTCTTCGTGCTGCTGTCGGTGAGCATCGGGATCGGGATCGGCATCGAGATCCCGCTGCTCGTCGCGCTGCTCAAGGAGCAGGGCCGCGACGAGTCCGTCTCGCTGCTGTCGAAGGTGCTCGCGCTCGACTACCTGGGTGCGCTGCTCGCGTCGCTGCTGTTCCCGTTCCTGCTGCTGCCTGTCCTCGGTCTGGTCCGCACCGCCCTCGCGGTCGCCATCCTCAACGTCGGCGTGGCGCTGTTCATGCTCGCGCGGATGGGCCACCGCCCGCGGTGGACGTGGGTGACCGCGGGCTCCCTCGCGGCCCTGCTCGTCGTCTTCGCGGCGTCGTCCGGGCTGGAGGCCGCGTTGTCGACGCGGCTCTACCAGGACCCGGTCGTGACGGCGACGACATCGCGGTACCAGAAGCTCGTCGTGACCCAGTACCAGGGCGACGTGCGCCTGTACCTCAACGACCAGCTCCAGTTCTCCTCGCTCGACGAGGCGCGCTACCACGAGACCCTCGCGCACGCGACGCTCACGTCGGTGCAGGCCCCTGCGTCCGTGGCGATCCTCGGTGGCGGCGACGGTCTGCTGGCCCGCGAGGTGCTGCGCTACCCCACGGTCCGCGAGGTCGTCGTCGTCGACCTCGACCCCGCGGTCACGCGCCTGGCGCAGACCAACCGGCTGCTGCGCGGTCTCAACGAGGACGCGCTCGCGGACCCTCGGGTGTCGGTCGTCAACGAGGACGCGTTCGGGTGGATGCGCGACGCCGCGTCGACGTTCGACGCGGTGCTCATCGACCTCGTGGACCCGTCCGACGAGCGCGTGGCGAAGCTGTACTCGGCCGAGTTCTACTCCTCGGTCGTCGCGCACCTGCGGCCGGGCGGAGCGTTCGCGACGCAGGCCACCTCGACGTACTTCACGCCCCACGCGTTCTGGCAGGTGGTCGCGACGATGCGGGAAGGCGGACCGCGGCGCAGCGTGGTGCCGCTGACGGTCAACGTGCCGTCGTTCGGCGAGTGGGGCTTCGCGCTCTCGCTGCCTGGCTCGGGTTCCGGCCTGTTCGCGGCGACACCGTTGCCCGCGGGCCTGCGGTTCCACGACGCCACGTCGCTCGCGGCGACGGCCCGTCTGCCGGGCGACCTGACCGAGGAGGCGATGCCGGCCTCGACCCTGCTGTCGCCCGCGATCTACCGCGCCTACCAGGACGACATGCGCCGGTGGCGCTACTGA
- a CDS encoding Gfo/Idh/MocA family protein, which produces MTLVLPEPRFPDPRDAPVLRWGVLAPGWIAGLFVDAVRRHTDQRVVAAASRDAARAQEFVAAHGVERAASSYQGLVEDPEVDVVYVASPHSHHLDLALHAVAAGKHVLVEKPLTRNAAEARTLVAAAESAGVLLMEAMWTRYLPHVDVLRRLVEDGTLGTVRRVTAEFAGRTVVPDEHRLMDPALAGGALLDIGVYPLSFASFVATTAGAPLRPSAVQASGSLARTGVDAQVSLQLAYPGLEAQLFTSILAPTPDVAAVHGERGWAVTGPRFWCPTSLHVQVDDERATWDDNRVTEHDGLCFQAAALARYVAEGRTQSPLHPLDEVVATLEVADAVRASLGVVFPGEG; this is translated from the coding sequence GTGACCCTCGTGCTGCCCGAGCCCCGGTTCCCCGACCCGCGCGACGCGCCCGTCCTCCGGTGGGGCGTGCTCGCGCCCGGGTGGATCGCCGGCCTGTTCGTGGACGCGGTGCGCCGGCACACGGACCAGCGCGTCGTCGCCGCGGCGAGCCGGGACGCGGCGCGCGCGCAGGAGTTCGTCGCCGCGCACGGCGTGGAGCGCGCGGCCTCGTCGTACCAGGGCCTGGTCGAGGACCCCGAGGTCGACGTGGTCTACGTGGCCAGCCCGCACTCGCACCACCTGGACCTGGCGCTGCACGCGGTCGCGGCGGGCAAGCACGTGCTGGTCGAGAAGCCGCTGACGCGCAACGCGGCGGAGGCGCGCACGCTCGTCGCCGCGGCCGAGTCCGCCGGCGTGCTCCTCATGGAGGCGATGTGGACGCGGTACCTGCCGCACGTCGACGTGCTGCGCCGCCTCGTCGAGGACGGCACGCTCGGCACGGTGCGTCGGGTGACGGCCGAGTTCGCGGGCCGCACCGTGGTGCCCGACGAGCACCGCCTCATGGACCCCGCGCTCGCGGGCGGGGCGCTGCTCGACATCGGTGTGTACCCGCTGTCGTTCGCGTCGTTCGTCGCGACGACCGCCGGCGCCCCGCTGCGGCCGTCCGCGGTGCAGGCGTCCGGCAGCCTGGCGCGCACCGGCGTCGACGCCCAGGTCTCCCTGCAGCTCGCCTACCCGGGGCTGGAGGCGCAGCTCTTCACGTCCATCCTCGCGCCGACGCCGGACGTCGCCGCCGTGCACGGCGAGCGCGGGTGGGCCGTCACCGGGCCGCGGTTCTGGTGCCCGACGAGCCTGCACGTCCAGGTCGACGACGAGCGGGCGACGTGGGACGACAACCGGGTCACCGAGCACGACGGGCTGTGCTTCCAGGCCGCCGCCCTGGCCCGGTACGTCGCCGAGGGCCGCACGCAGAGCCCGCTGCACCCGCTCGACGAGGTGGTCGCGACGCTCGAGGTCGCCGACGCCGTGCGGGCGTCCCTGGGGGTCGTGTTCCCGGGCGAGGGCTGA